A DNA window from Flexibacter flexilis DSM 6793 contains the following coding sequences:
- a CDS encoding nucleoside/nucleotide kinase family protein: MQKACIIVYGNIASGKSTLCQHLLQHQAFAHYQYLCLDEIKLEAFQKNQQLNPFQLNENAKNVFFEKLQTMPFVVYETLGIGKLYEQAIKHLKSEGYSLLFVYKSCAPQQCLTYYQQRNTIQDSLKKLLLIKSKEYAVNYPYLLQLHAQLNAQATSANHLVVETITIPQAVLDFVAV, from the coding sequence ATGCAAAAAGCCTGTATCATTGTGTATGGCAATATCGCCAGTGGCAAAAGTACCCTGTGCCAACACTTACTACAACACCAAGCATTTGCCCACTATCAATACCTGTGCTTGGACGAAATTAAACTGGAGGCGTTTCAAAAAAATCAACAACTCAACCCCTTTCAATTGAACGAAAACGCCAAAAATGTTTTCTTTGAAAAACTCCAGACAATGCCCTTTGTTGTTTACGAAACATTAGGCATTGGCAAACTCTACGAGCAGGCTATCAAGCATTTGAAATCCGAAGGATACAGCCTGTTGTTTGTCTATAAAAGTTGCGCCCCGCAGCAATGCTTGACCTATTACCAGCAACGCAATACGATACAAGATTCGCTCAAGAAGCTATTGTTAATCAAGTCCAAAGAGTACGCCGTCAATTACCCTTATCTACTCCAATTACACGCACAGCTCAATGCACAAGCCACCAGTGCAAATCATCTTGTCGTAGAAACAATCACTATTCCGCAAGCCGTACTTGATTTTGTTGCGGTATAA
- a CDS encoding S49 family peptidase has translation MNAQAIAAIRALSSNFLMEDNIAATLLPLAMKMLFDPQAQAMAGNMETPTLATYAINGDPSTGFSGYTLEQAPAQSIAVVEVRGPLMKESSCFSAGTKELMSQSLAAAAHPNIAAVMFVFDTGGGSVAGTEVFANAIKSISQDYGKPTLGMVEDLAASAGYWLLSACDEIYAYSESSMVGSIGTAIAVNDMSSMLEKMGVKEHYVTATASAEKNKDVIEAKAGNYGPIRKNMLDPINEVFRNAVITNRPNLAIDLKTEAPVNGAMYMAQEAVNIGLLDGICSMQEAVNKLHHRIHS, from the coding sequence ATGAATGCCCAAGCCATTGCCGCTATTCGCGCCCTCTCCAGTAATTTTTTAATGGAAGATAACATAGCCGCTACTTTATTGCCTTTAGCAATGAAAATGCTATTTGACCCACAGGCGCAGGCAATGGCGGGCAACATGGAAACTCCCACATTGGCAACTTATGCCATCAATGGCGACCCCTCCACAGGATTTAGTGGCTATACGTTGGAGCAAGCTCCCGCCCAATCTATCGCAGTGGTGGAGGTGCGAGGCCCTTTGATGAAGGAATCAAGCTGTTTTAGTGCAGGCACTAAAGAACTTATGAGCCAATCACTTGCCGCAGCCGCACACCCCAATATTGCCGCTGTTATGTTTGTATTTGACACGGGAGGAGGCAGCGTAGCAGGCACAGAAGTATTTGCCAATGCTATCAAATCTATTTCCCAAGACTATGGCAAACCCACCCTTGGCATGGTAGAAGACTTGGCCGCCAGTGCAGGTTATTGGTTGCTTTCCGCCTGTGATGAAATATACGCTTACTCGGAAAGCTCCATGGTTGGAAGTATTGGCACAGCCATCGCAGTCAATGACATGAGCAGTATGCTTGAAAAAATGGGCGTGAAAGAACACTATGTAACAGCCACGGCCAGCGCGGAAAAAAACAAAGATGTGATAGAGGCCAAAGCAGGGAATTATGGACCGATTCGCAAGAATATGCTTGACCCCATTAACGAAGTTTTCCGCAATGCCGTCATAACCAACCGCCCCAATCTGGCCATTGATTTGAAAACAGAAGCCCCCGTTAATGGGGCCATGTACATGGCGCAAGAGGCCGTAAACATTGGCCTACTCGATGGAATATGCTCCATGCAAGAGGCTGTTAATAAGCTACATCACCGTATTCATTCATAA